The Fragaria vesca subsp. vesca linkage group LG2, FraVesHawaii_1.0, whole genome shotgun sequence genome includes a window with the following:
- the LOC101294524 gene encoding protein BPS1, chloroplastic-like has translation MPATEFQGSAAAQFGRSVFSLKRHSHVTPVVMDGGQSLDLDTFQSHVSDCFQQLSSSSHDLLSLSWLRDLLDSFLRIHHQFKLLILSTPKSHLSKPTVDRLLSDYFERSVKGLDVCNAIRDGIEQMRQWHKLLEIVLCALDRDRTLGEGQFRRAKKALIDLAIAMLDDKDNASNNTTLAHRNRSFGRSNTPAKDYRSVGHFRSLSWSVSRSWSAARQLQAIGNNLCAPRPNEIAATNGLATAVFTVNSVLLFVMWALVAAIPCQDRGLQVHFTIPRTFGWAAPLLSLHERIMEESKRRDRRNACALLKEIHQIEKCSRLISELADSVQFPLSEDKEGEVRQRVQELSELCEGMKEGLDPLERQVREVFHGIVRSRTEGMDSLGKTNE, from the coding sequence ATGCCAGCGACGGAATTCCAAGGCTCCGCAGCAGCTCAATTCGGCCGCTCCGTGTTCAGCCTCAAGCGCCACAGCCACGTCACCCCAGTCGTGATGGACGGCGGCCAATCCCTCGACCTCGACACCTTCCAGAGCCACGTGTCCGATTGCTTCCAACAGCTCTCCTCCTCCTCGCACGACCTCCTCTCTCTTTCATGGCTCCGCGACCTCCTCGACTCTTTCCTCCGCATCCACCACCAGTTCAAGCTCCTCATCCTCTCCACCCCCAAGTCCCACCTCTCCAAGCCCACCGTCGACCGCCTCCTCTCCGACTACTTCGAGCGCAGCGTCAAGGGCCTCGACGTCTGTAATGCCATCCGCGACGGGATTGAGCAGATGCGCCAATGGCACAAGCTGTTAGAGATTGTTCTATGTGCTTTGGATCGTGACCGGACTCTCGGCGAAGGCCAGTTCCGGCGAGCCAAGAAAGCTCTCATTGACTTGGCTATTGCGATGCTTGACGACAAGGACAACGCCTCCAACAACACCACCCTCGCCCACCGCAACCGCTCCTTCGGCCGGAGCAACACGCCGGCCAAGGACTACCGGTCTGTCGGACACTTCCGATCTCTGTCGTGGAGCGTCTCGCGGTCGTGGTCGGCGGCCAGGCAGCTCCAGGCGATTGGGAACAACCTCTGCGCGCCGAGGCCCAACGAAATCGCCGCCACCAACGGGCTGGCCACGGCGGTGTTTACGGTCAATTCGGTTCTGCTGTTTGTAATGTGGGCCCTGGTGGCGGCGATTCCGTGCCAGGACCGCGGCCTGCAGGTCCACTTCACCATTCCGAGGACCTTCGGGTGGGCGGCGCCGCTGCTTTCGCTGCACGAGAGGATTATGGAGGAGTCGAAGCGCCGGGACCGGAGGAACGCCTGTGCGCTTTTGAAGGAGATTCATCAGATCGAGAAATGCTCCCGGCTCATCAGCGAATTGGCTGATTCCGTTCAGTTTCCGTTGAGTGAGGATAAAGAAGGGGAGGTCCGGCAGAGAGTTCAGGAGCTTTCGGAGCTCTGCGAGGGCATGAAGGAGGGTTTGGACCCTCTGGAAAGACAGGTCAGGGAGGTCTTCCATGGGATTGTGCGGAGCAGAACAGAAGGGATGGACTCTTTGGGAAAGACCAATGAATGA
- the LOC101312990 gene encoding uncharacterized protein LOC101312990 encodes MVVFTEVDKRDMLRAKSLTKVAVPPSLIDHPSPANLQSTRLALHVSQDGSSCWVYIASGCQIYKLQVALDDSLVSEGKDSLLIPVHRQVMNSFMVNRCPHRSEIQSIVLAETESTGYSMLGTVDSYGHLIVTKLDTDGKDVEKLSYSVLPRDCGLGESGWAGLCFNPIQLSMAAVARSFCKTVDVYDQDIHIRTLCTLLYPTSLCFMQSSRYGNESSILAVTEGCQLSIWDLRMKEKGGCLQRICGSLGDDFYTVCSSSTGNIAVGGADRTVTIYDPRRWATLSRWVHCSKYEITGLAFSSVDSNHIYIQGVDYEVFCGDWKENSKVISFRGDSNWLGFSKCQNRDVVGGWCDSGSIFVADVVDL; translated from the exons ATGGTCGTTTTTACAG AAGTAGATAAGAGAGATATGCTGAGAGCCAAGAGCTTGACCAAAGTGGCGGTGCCGCCTTCTCTTATAGACCATCCTTCTCCGGCTAACCTCCAATCCACTCGCCTCGCTCTCCAT GTCAGCCAGGACGGCTCTTCTTGCTGGGTCTACATCGCCTCCGGTTGCCAAATTTACAAGCTCCAG GTTGCGTTGGACGATTCTCTGGTCAGTGAAGGGAAAGATAGCCTTCTGATTCCTGTTCACAGGCAG GTTATGAACTCATTTATGGTTAATCGGTGCCCGCATCGTTCAGAAATACAGAGTATTGTGCTTGCTGAAACTGAGA GCACTGGCTATTCAATGTTGGGAACTGTGGATTCTTATGGTCACCTTATTGTAACTAAACTAGACACTGATGGTAAAG ATGTAGAGAAGCTTAGTTATTCAGTACTGCCTCGAGATTGTGGCCTTGGAGAGAGTGGATGGGCTGGTCTTTGCTTCAATCCAATACAATTGTCCATG GCAGCTGTTGCACGTAGCTTCTGCAAAACCGTTGATGTTTATGACCAGGATATTCACATTAGGACATTATGTAC ACTCTTGTATCCAACATCACTGTGCTTCATGCAAAGTTCGCGTTATGGAAATGAAAGCTCTATACTAGCTGTTACAGAAGGTTGCCAG CTGAGTATATGGGACTTGAGAATGAAAGAAAAGGGCGGCTGTCTACAACGAATATGTGGATCACTTGGTGATGACTTCTACACTGTTTGCAGTTCCTCAACTGGGAACATTGCGGTCGGTGGAGCTGATCGTACTGTGACGATCTATGATCCTCGCAG ATGGGCCACGCTATCAAGATGGGTGCACTGCTCGAAATATGAG ATAACTGGACTTGCATTCTCTTCAGTTGACTCCAACCATATCTATATACAAGGGGTTGATTACGAG GTCTTCTGTGGAGACTGGAAAGAGAATAGCAAGGTGATTTCCTTTAGAGGAGATTCAAACTGGCTTGGTTTTAGCAAG TGCCAGAACAGGGATGTTGTCGGTGGATGGTGCGACTCGGGTAGCATCTTTGTAGCTGATGTTGTAGACTTGTAG
- the LOC101294813 gene encoding CDP-diacylglycerol--inositol 3-phosphatidyltransferase 1-like, with product MAKKSVPQQKLTKLSVYLYIPNIIGYIRVLMNCYAFAICFSNKSLFSILYFVSFVCDGVDGWCARKFNQVSTFGAVLDMVTDRISTACLLVILSQVYRPGLIFLSLLALDIGSHWLQMYSTFLLGKASHKDVKDSTNWLFRAYYGNRMFMAYCCVACEVLYIILFLVAKNESENLIDVLLCLAHHITPLSVLVGLSLFGWAVKQAVNCIQLKTAADVCVLHDINKKHSS from the exons ATGGCCAAGAAATCAGTACCACAACAAAAGCTAACAAAGCTTTCCGTCTACCTTTACATACCTAATATAATTG GGTACATTAGGGTTCTTATGAACTGTTATGCTTTTGCCATATGCTTCTCCAACAAATCACTTTTCTCCATTCTCTATTTTGTCAG CTTTGTCTGTGATGGAGTAGATGGTTGGTGTGCTCGCAAATTCAATCAAG TTTCAACATTTGGAGCCGTTTTGGACATGGTAACAGACAG GATAAGCACTGCATGTCTCTTGGTAATTCTGTCACAAGTCTATCG GCCTGGATTGATTTTCCTGTCGTTGCTTGCTTTAGATATTGGTAGCCACTGGCTGCAGATGTACAG TACATTTCTACTTGGCAAGGCTAGTCACAAAGATGTGAAAGACAGCACTAATTGGCTTTTCAGAGCATACTACGGGAATCGGATGTTTATGGCTTACTGTTGTGTGGCATGCGAG GTGCTTTATATCATTCTATTTCTTGTTGCAAAGAACGAATCTGAGAATTTGATTGAT GTTTTATTGTGTCTTGCACACCATATTACACCTCTTTCTGTTCTAGTTGGTTTGAGTTTATTTGGATGGGCTGTCAAACAAGCAGTCAATTGTATACAG TTGAAGACAGCAGCAGACGTGTGTGTGCTTCATGATATCAACAAGAAGCACAGCTCATAA
- the LOC101295095 gene encoding tubby-like F-box protein 8-like produces the protein MSFRSIVRDVRDGFGSLSRRSFEVRLPGHHRGKSHGSVHELHDQPLVIQNSRWASLPPELLRDVIKRLEASESTWPARKHVVSCASVCRSWREMCKEIVKSPEFSGKITFPVSLKQPGSRDGTIQCFIKRDKSNLTYHLYLCLSPALLVENGKFLLSAKRTRRTTCTEYVISMDADNISRSSNKYIGKLRSNFLGTKFIIYDTQPPYNNAQLSPPGRSRRFNSKKVSPKVPTGSYNIAQVTYELNVLGTRGPRRMHCSMHSIPASSLEPGGSVPGQPELLQRSLEDSFRSISFSKSIDTSTEFSSARFSDIVGGSSRFEEEGKERPLVLRNKAPRWHEQLQCWCLNFRGRVTVASVKNFQLIAATTQSAAGAPTPSQPPQPAPSDHDKIILQFGKVGKDMFTMDYRYPLSAFQAFAICLSSFDTKLACE, from the exons ATGTCGTTTCGCAGTATAGTTCGAGATGTAAGAGATGGGTTTGGAAGTTTATCGAGAAGAAGTTTTGAGGTGAGACTGCCTGGCCATCACAGGGGAAAATCGCACGGTTCAGTCCATGAGCTGCATGACCAACCTCTTGTAATCCAGAATAGCCGCTGGGCTAGCCTCCCACCTGAACTACTTCGTGATGTAATAAAAAGGTTGGAGGCTAGTGAGAGTACATGGCCTGCTCGCAAGCATGTTGTTTCTTGTGCTTCCGTATGCAGGTCATGGAGGGAAATGTGCAAAGAAATTGTCAAAAGTCCTGAATTTTCTGGGAAGATTACTTTCCCAGTTTCCCTGAAGCAG CCTGGGTCTCGGGATGGAACAATCCAGTGCTTCATCAAGAGGGACAAATCGAATTTAACTTACCACCTTTACCTGTGCCTTAGCCCTG CTTTGCTTGTTGAAAATGGAAAATTTCTTCTGTCTGCCAAGCGAACACGAAGAACTACATGCACAGAGTATGTGATCTCCATGGATGCAGATAACATATCACGATCAAGTAACAAATACATTGGGAAACTGAG ATCCAATTTTCTAGGCACCAAGTTCATTATTTATGATACCCAGCCTCCATACAACAATGCTCAGCTTTCCCCACCTGGCCGAAGCCGTCGATTTAACTCAAAAAAGGTTTCTCCTAAGGTTCCTACTGGCAGCTACAACATAGCGCAAGTGACATATGAGTTAAATGTGCTCGGCACTAGGGGTCCACGCAGGATGCACTGTAGCATGCACTCAATCCCTGCCTCATCCCTTGAGCCTGGTGGCTCTGTCCCTGGCCAGCCCGAGCTTCTCCAGCGCTCTCTTGAGGACTCATTCCGGAGCATTTCATTCTCAAAATCAATTGATACTTCAACTGAGTTTAGCAGTGCTCGATTCTCTGATATTGTTGGGGGGTCCTCCCGTTTTGAAGAGGAGGGAAAAGAGAGGCCATTGGTTCTTCGGAACAAGGCACCGAGATGGCATGAACAGTTGCAGTGTTGGTGCCTAAACTTCCGGGGACGGGTGACTGTGGCCTCAGTAAAAAACTTTCAATTGATAGCTGCTACGACTCAATCTGCAGCTGGTGCACCAACACCTTCACAGCCCCCGCAGCCAGCTCCATCAGACCACGACAAGATCATACTTCAGTTTGGTAAAGTTGGCAAGGATATGTTTACTATGGATTACCGGTATCCTTTGTCTGCATTTCAGGCCTTTGCTATCTGCCTGAGTAGCTTTGACACCAAATTAGCATGTGAATAG